The Nitrospira tepida genome includes a window with the following:
- the argC gene encoding N-acetyl-gamma-glutamyl-phosphate reductase — MSSSTSQKVRVAVAGASGYAGGELLRLIAAHPYLDLTVTTSEKSAGSRVSSIFPHLAGIVDLTFEALAPEALPDRADVMLLALPHTKSFDAVATCLKAGKQVVDLSADYRLREAASYPAWYQATHPYPDLLRQAVYGLPELHRAAIQRTKLVASPGCYPTAGILQFAPLAAERLIDLRSIVIDAKSGVSGAGRSPALPYHFPEAHESLEPYKIGQHRHIPEIEQELGLLAQRGTASSGPVTVTFTPHLVPMNRGILSTGYAKLTRDLDQAALRDLYATFYKGERFVRLQEGDKAANPRHVRGSNFCDLSVHLDRRTGSVVTVAALDNLVKGAAGQAIQALNIMLGYPEETGLLSAGLFP; from the coding sequence ATGTCCTCATCAACCTCACAGAAGGTCCGTGTGGCAGTGGCCGGCGCAAGCGGCTATGCAGGAGGGGAACTCCTGCGGCTGATCGCCGCGCACCCCTATCTCGATCTCACCGTGACGACCTCCGAGAAATCGGCCGGGTCCCGCGTGTCGTCGATCTTTCCCCATTTGGCCGGTATCGTGGACCTGACATTTGAAGCCCTCGCCCCCGAGGCGCTGCCGGATCGCGCCGATGTCATGCTGCTGGCGCTGCCCCATACCAAGTCCTTTGACGCGGTGGCCACCTGTCTCAAGGCCGGCAAGCAGGTCGTGGACCTCAGCGCCGATTACAGATTGAGGGAGGCGGCGAGCTATCCGGCTTGGTATCAAGCGACGCACCCCTATCCCGATCTGCTTCGCCAGGCGGTCTATGGCCTGCCAGAACTGCACCGTGCCGCCATCCAACGAACAAAGCTGGTGGCGTCGCCGGGTTGCTATCCGACCGCCGGCATTCTTCAGTTCGCGCCGCTAGCCGCGGAAAGGCTGATCGACCTCCGTTCCATCGTCATCGACGCAAAATCCGGCGTGTCAGGAGCGGGCCGAAGCCCGGCCCTGCCCTATCATTTCCCGGAGGCGCACGAGTCTCTGGAGCCCTATAAGATCGGCCAGCACAGGCACATTCCGGAGATCGAGCAAGAACTCGGTTTGCTGGCGCAGCGCGGCACCGCCTCTTCGGGGCCGGTTACGGTGACGTTTACGCCCCACCTGGTGCCGATGAACCGGGGCATCCTCAGCACGGGCTACGCGAAGCTCACGCGCGACCTGGATCAGGCTGCGCTTAGGGATCTGTACGCGACCTTTTATAAGGGCGAGCGGTTCGTCCGGCTTCAAGAGGGCGACAAGGCGGCCAATCCGCGGCACGTCCGCGGCTCCAATTTCTGCGACCTTTCGGTCCATCTCGATCGTCGGACCGGGTCGGTCGTGACCGTGGCGGCGCTGGACAATCTGGTGAAGGGGGCCGCAGGTCAGGCAATCCAGGCGCTGAATATCATGTTGGGCTATCCTGAAGAGACCGGACTGTTGTCCGCCGGCCTGTTTCCGTGA
- the rpsI gene encoding 30S ribosomal protein S9, protein MAAAVQYATGKRKTAVARVWLTPGNGEIVVNNRSLDQYFGREILRNLVQLPFVVSNTAGKFSVRATVAGGGHAGQAGALRHGIAKALVTLNTGLREPVKKEGFLTRDSRVKERKKYGQKGARRRFQYSKR, encoded by the coding sequence ATGGCTGCTGCAGTTCAATACGCCACCGGGAAACGTAAAACCGCGGTCGCGCGGGTCTGGCTGACCCCCGGCAACGGCGAGATCGTCGTCAACAATCGCTCGCTCGATCAGTACTTCGGGCGCGAGATACTCCGGAACTTGGTGCAACTGCCCTTTGTGGTCAGCAACACGGCCGGCAAGTTTTCGGTCCGCGCCACGGTGGCGGGAGGCGGGCATGCCGGGCAGGCGGGAGCCTTGCGACACGGCATTGCCAAGGCCCTGGTCACCTTGAACACCGGGCTCCGCGAGCCGGTGAAGAAGGAAGGGTTCCTGACGAGGGATTCGCGCGTCAAGGAGCGGAAGAAGTACGGACAGAAGGGCGCGCGGCGCCGCTTCCAATACTCCAAGCGCTAA
- the rplM gene encoding 50S ribosomal protein L13 translates to MRTYLAKPKEIQETWHLVDAEGKTLGRLAARVASYLRGKHRPTFTPNVDMGDHVVVINAEKIKLTGDKMRTKTYAYHTGYPGGLKSATAEQVFAKDPTRLLRTAIEGMLPKTPLGKKLAKKLRVYAGAVHPHQAQQPQSLSL, encoded by the coding sequence ATGCGAACGTATCTGGCAAAGCCGAAGGAGATTCAGGAAACCTGGCACCTCGTCGACGCGGAGGGCAAAACGTTGGGCCGGCTTGCCGCCCGCGTTGCGTCCTATCTGAGGGGGAAGCACCGCCCGACCTTTACACCGAACGTGGACATGGGCGATCACGTGGTCGTGATCAATGCCGAGAAGATCAAATTGACAGGCGACAAGATGCGGACGAAGACCTATGCCTACCACACGGGCTATCCCGGGGGATTGAAATCGGCCACCGCCGAACAGGTGTTTGCCAAGGATCCGACCAGATTGCTGCGCACCGCAATCGAAGGCATGCTGCCGAAGACGCCGCTTGGAAAAAAACTGGCCAAGAAGCTCAGGGTCTATGCCGGCGCGGTCCATCCGCATCAGGCGCAACAACCTCAGTCCCTGTCGCTCTAA
- a CDS encoding bifunctional nuclease family protein, with translation MTTPGQETGEWVELKVHGVVRDENTDTQIVILRDDRGGEVLPLWVGLAEGNAIRLAQEAVVTPRPMTHDLIKSLADHLNIQLQRVAITDVKNTTYYATLYLTSKGVTRTLDARPSDAIALALRAKCPIYVTQDVLNRRGGGNADVWLEKLQSKKVDPAEA, from the coding sequence ATGACGACGCCTGGCCAAGAAACGGGCGAATGGGTGGAACTCAAGGTGCACGGGGTCGTGCGCGACGAGAACACCGACACGCAGATCGTGATCCTGCGGGACGATCGGGGCGGCGAGGTCTTGCCGCTGTGGGTCGGTCTGGCGGAAGGCAACGCCATCCGCTTGGCGCAGGAAGCCGTTGTCACTCCACGGCCCATGACGCACGATCTGATCAAGAGCCTGGCGGACCACCTCAACATTCAATTGCAGCGGGTGGCGATCACCGATGTGAAGAACACGACGTACTACGCCACGCTCTACCTGACCTCCAAGGGAGTGACGCGAACATTGGACGCCCGTCCGAGCGATGCGATTGCCTTGGCCTTGCGGGCCAAATGCCCCATTTACGTCACCCAGGACGTGCTCAACCGCCGTGGCGGGGGCAATGCCGACGTATGGCTGGAGAAGCTCCAATCAAAAAAGGTGGACCCGGCCGAGGCCTGA
- a CDS encoding bifunctional nuclease family protein, with protein sequence MITQMKVRGLMFDPYNNAYIIILRGEEHGEVLPIWVGKAEASAISFALENIVAPRPMTHDLLKSFMDLFDAKVISVVITDLSENTYYAKIHLLYQDSEFSIDSRPSDAIAIALRADAPVFANETVMKKQTSEELEQWLENLKPEDFGKLDT encoded by the coding sequence ATGATCACACAGATGAAGGTCCGGGGGTTGATGTTCGACCCCTATAACAACGCCTATATCATTATCTTGCGCGGCGAAGAGCACGGGGAGGTGTTGCCGATTTGGGTCGGCAAGGCGGAGGCGAGCGCCATCAGTTTCGCGTTGGAGAATATCGTCGCGCCCCGTCCGATGACCCACGATCTCCTCAAGTCCTTCATGGATCTGTTCGACGCCAAGGTCATCAGCGTGGTGATCACGGACCTGTCCGAAAACACCTACTATGCAAAGATTCACCTGCTGTATCAGGATTCCGAGTTTTCGATCGATTCGAGGCCGAGCGACGCCATCGCCATCGCGTTGCGCGCCGATGCGCCGGTATTCGCGAACGAGACAGTGATGAAGAAGCAAACATCCGAGGAGCTCGAGCAGTGGCTGGAGAACCTCAAGCCCGAGGACTTCGGCAAATTGGACACCTAG
- a CDS encoding Fe(2+)-trafficking protein: protein MTQVQCVCCGQAGDPITDPIFLGRLEAEVKSKVCLACWKKWEGMRVMVINEYHINLGEESGRDLLKKHMKAFLKLGESTDTAKLAENYRPASS, encoded by the coding sequence ATGACGCAGGTGCAGTGTGTGTGCTGTGGGCAGGCCGGAGACCCTATCACCGACCCTATCTTTCTCGGCCGGTTGGAGGCCGAAGTCAAGTCGAAGGTCTGTCTGGCCTGTTGGAAGAAGTGGGAAGGTATGCGGGTGATGGTGATCAATGAGTACCACATCAACCTCGGCGAAGAGAGCGGAAGAGACCTATTAAAAAAGCATATGAAGGCGTTTCTCAAGCTGGGTGAAAGCACCGATACGGCTAAACTCGCGGAGAACTATCGTCCCGCAAGCTCGTGA
- a CDS encoding sulfurtransferase TusA family protein, whose amino-acid sequence MSSEQIYQPVAVDSEIDLRGVICPYNFVKTKLKLETMSPGEVLGVLLDDGDPIKNVPQSVRNEGHVVLAEERIGPSFRVIIRRRGDADE is encoded by the coding sequence ATGTCGTCCGAGCAGATTTACCAGCCCGTTGCCGTCGATAGCGAGATCGACCTGCGCGGCGTGATCTGTCCCTATAATTTCGTGAAGACCAAATTGAAGCTGGAAACCATGAGTCCCGGCGAAGTATTGGGCGTCCTGCTCGATGACGGGGATCCTATCAAGAACGTACCCCAGAGCGTCCGCAACGAGGGACATGTCGTGCTGGCTGAGGAACGGATCGGTCCATCATTTCGCGTGATCATACGGCGGCGCGGCGATGCGGACGAATAA
- the rsmI gene encoding 16S rRNA (cytidine(1402)-2'-O)-methyltransferase has product MTQPINQAPAGAGRLFVVGVPIGHPGDLTFRARRVLRSAGIIASEDPRATQQLLARYRIAVPVTTYFPGNRKEKTAVLLQQLAQGRDVALVTDAGTPAVFDPGAYLVRAAHRAGVSVVAVPGPSILPAALSVAGCEGKRVLFIGRLPPSRAARRSLFRRARTLADTHVVLLEPQEVPRLVREVHGWEGNRRMVILRNLTTASEEICPTTTGRFLRSAVYESAPALVTVVFAGMARRARGMASRLGKRRQGKRMGGVIRPHRRAAV; this is encoded by the coding sequence ATGACGCAGCCAATCAATCAGGCGCCGGCCGGCGCCGGCCGGCTCTTTGTGGTCGGTGTGCCGATCGGGCATCCCGGTGATCTGACGTTCCGGGCGCGGCGTGTCTTGCGCAGTGCCGGCATCATCGCCTCCGAAGATCCTCGGGCCACACAACAGTTGCTGGCGCGTTATCGCATCGCCGTTCCCGTGACCACCTACTTCCCAGGCAACCGCAAGGAAAAAACGGCCGTGCTCTTGCAGCAGCTTGCGCAGGGGCGCGACGTGGCCCTGGTTACGGATGCCGGCACACCTGCCGTCTTCGATCCTGGCGCCTACTTGGTCCGGGCCGCACACCGGGCGGGCGTTTCCGTTGTGGCTGTGCCTGGCCCGTCGATCCTGCCCGCGGCGCTCTCCGTGGCGGGCTGCGAGGGGAAGCGAGTGCTCTTCATCGGCCGGCTTCCGCCGTCGCGGGCGGCGCGCCGCTCCCTCTTCAGGCGGGCCCGCACACTGGCGGATACCCATGTGGTGCTGCTTGAGCCGCAAGAGGTGCCTCGTCTGGTGCGGGAGGTTCATGGTTGGGAGGGAAACCGGAGGATGGTCATCCTCCGCAATCTCACGACGGCCTCCGAGGAGATTTGCCCTACGACGACCGGACGATTTCTACGTTCTGCCGTGTATGAATCGGCACCCGCGCTGGTCACCGTGGTATTCGCGGGAATGGCGCGGCGGGCGCGGGGAATGGCCTCACGACTAGGGAAGCGACGGCAAGGCAAGCGGATGGGGGGAGTTATTCGTCCGCATCGCCGCGCCGCCGTATGA
- a CDS encoding cytochrome C assembly family protein, with protein sequence MPVSFVMATILLYLAGTVCFLVYLLRRSEALSTVSLWLTAAGFTTHTIALLLRIWSGSGTPLASFQEALSFFSWMLVLVFLAVEFRHRIHVLGSFIVPLALVSLVSAAALPDRVPTLGPALRTVWLHVTLSMLGTVGFAVAFVAGLMYVIQDGLLKSKRFNVLYSKLPPLDFLDNLNQRSIILGFPLLTLGIITGAISAEFAKGSYLNWNPEQVWALVTWMFYFVVLLGRLTVGWRAKRAAYLTIIGFAGVVLTLIGVVLKNYGTYS encoded by the coding sequence ATGCCGGTCTCGTTTGTGATGGCCACGATCTTGCTGTATTTGGCCGGAACCGTCTGTTTCCTGGTGTATCTGCTGAGGCGTTCGGAGGCGCTTTCGACGGTTTCCCTGTGGTTGACCGCTGCGGGGTTCACCACCCACACGATCGCGCTTCTCCTCAGAATATGGAGCGGGTCCGGGACGCCTTTGGCCAGTTTTCAGGAAGCCCTATCGTTCTTCTCCTGGATGCTGGTGCTGGTTTTCTTGGCCGTGGAGTTCCGCCATCGCATTCACGTGCTGGGTTCCTTCATTGTTCCCCTGGCCCTGGTTTCCTTGGTGTCCGCTGCGGCCTTGCCCGACCGCGTCCCCACGCTCGGCCCGGCGCTTCGAACAGTCTGGCTCCATGTGACGCTCAGCATGTTGGGCACCGTGGGCTTTGCGGTCGCGTTCGTAGCCGGCTTGATGTACGTCATTCAGGACGGGCTGCTCAAGTCCAAACGGTTCAATGTCCTGTACAGCAAACTCCCGCCGCTGGATTTCCTCGATAATCTCAATCAACGGTCGATCATCCTGGGGTTTCCGTTGCTCACCTTGGGGATCATCACCGGGGCGATTTCAGCCGAGTTCGCCAAGGGCTCGTACCTGAACTGGAACCCCGAACAGGTCTGGGCCTTGGTGACCTGGATGTTCTATTTTGTGGTCCTGCTCGGCCGCCTGACGGTCGGATGGCGGGCCAAGCGCGCGGCCTATTTGACGATTATCGGGTTCGCCGGCGTGGTGCTGACATTGATCGGCGTGGTGCTCAAGAATTACGGGACCTACTCCTGA
- the hemA gene encoding glutamyl-tRNA reductase produces the protein MHIITVGLSHKTAPVEIRERLAVPESRLGEALTRLCSYPGIKEGLLLSTCNRVEVYAVVDAVDAGYHRVQEFLADTHLSLSSEQLTPHLYWHTGDRAIAHLFRVASSLDSMIVGESQILGQIKEAYDAALTHKATGVVLNKVVKKAISVAKRVRTETKIAETAVSVSYAAVELAKKIFSNLSERTVLLVGAGEMAKLAAKHFVAQGVRHIRVTTRNPVNAIELAKRFNGVPVPFDDFPTEMIASDILLCSTGASHYLITPEQVQHAVRQRMNRPIFLIDISVPRNIDPAVRHIDNAFLFDIDDLKLRVEQNREERLREAEKAESMVAEEVGVLQQWMKSLEVTPTIVALRSKADAVKKAEMERLQARLNQLSPQDQEMVESLASAIVNKLLHGTMVTLKAEADSSSGALFVEAARRFFNLEEAAGSVRTSARCTRPEAISGQTEEEASYRAQNEENDRMRADQPVRLRQPS, from the coding sequence ATGCATATCATCACGGTCGGTCTCAGCCATAAAACCGCCCCCGTTGAAATCCGTGAACGGCTCGCCGTGCCGGAAAGCCGCCTGGGCGAGGCCCTGACGAGACTCTGTTCCTATCCCGGCATCAAAGAAGGCCTGCTCCTGTCGACCTGCAACCGGGTGGAAGTATACGCCGTCGTCGATGCCGTCGATGCCGGCTACCACCGCGTGCAGGAGTTCCTGGCCGACACGCATCTCTCGCTCTCCTCCGAGCAACTGACCCCGCATCTCTATTGGCATACGGGCGATCGGGCGATCGCCCACCTGTTTCGCGTGGCGTCGAGCCTCGACTCGATGATCGTCGGGGAATCTCAGATTCTTGGACAGATCAAGGAGGCCTATGACGCGGCCTTGACTCATAAAGCCACCGGCGTCGTCTTGAACAAGGTGGTCAAGAAGGCGATATCCGTGGCCAAGCGGGTCCGCACCGAGACCAAAATCGCCGAAACCGCCGTCTCGGTCAGTTACGCCGCCGTCGAGCTGGCGAAGAAGATCTTTTCGAATCTCAGCGAGCGGACCGTGTTGCTTGTCGGGGCGGGGGAAATGGCCAAACTGGCCGCCAAACATTTCGTGGCCCAAGGTGTGCGGCACATCCGCGTGACCACGCGCAACCCGGTCAATGCCATCGAGTTGGCCAAGCGGTTCAACGGAGTTCCGGTGCCATTCGATGATTTTCCGACCGAAATGATCGCCTCGGACATTTTGCTCTGCTCGACCGGCGCCTCGCACTACCTGATCACGCCCGAGCAGGTGCAGCATGCCGTCCGGCAACGGATGAACCGCCCGATTTTCCTGATCGACATTTCCGTCCCCCGCAATATTGATCCGGCGGTCCGGCACATCGACAACGCCTTCCTCTTCGACATCGACGATCTGAAGCTGCGCGTCGAGCAGAATCGCGAAGAGCGGCTGCGCGAGGCGGAGAAAGCCGAATCGATGGTGGCCGAAGAAGTCGGCGTGTTGCAGCAATGGATGAAATCGTTGGAGGTGACCCCGACGATCGTGGCGCTGCGCAGCAAGGCCGACGCGGTCAAGAAGGCCGAGATGGAGCGCCTGCAAGCCCGCCTGAACCAACTGTCTCCGCAAGATCAGGAAATGGTGGAGTCCCTCGCCTCCGCCATCGTCAACAAGCTCCTGCACGGCACGATGGTCACCTTGAAGGCCGAGGCGGATTCCTCCTCCGGTGCTTTGTTTGTCGAGGCGGCGCGAAGATTTTTCAATCTCGAAGAGGCGGCCGGATCAGTCCGGACCTCGGCTCGATGCACCCGCCCGGAGGCGATTTCCGGCCAGACGGAAGAGGAGGCCTCCTACCGTGCCCAGAACGAGGAGAACGACAGGATGCGTGCGGACCAGCCGGTGCGTCTGCGGCAACCATCATGA
- the hemC gene encoding hydroxymethylbilane synthase, whose product MTLQSRQPLVLGTRASKLALQQSRWVAEQVMNLNPGLRVELKEIRTSGDKILDVPLAKIGGKGLFVKEIEDALLARDIDFAVHSMKDVPTQLPDGLDIVCVPPREDPRDALIAREVKRFEDLPCGATIGTSSLRRQAQLLHHRPDLVVEMLRGNLDTRLRKLREGLYDAIVLAAAGLKRLGWQEQVTQYLPVEISLPAIGQGALGIEARRDDAFVVSILARLEDAAARSAVTAERALLHRLEGGCQVPIAGHASLQGDRLRLAALVGRVDGSRLVHDQLEGPLSDASRIGAELAERLLRQGAREILDQIYGRT is encoded by the coding sequence ATGACTCTGCAATCGCGCCAACCACTCGTGCTCGGCACCCGCGCCAGCAAGCTCGCCCTGCAACAGAGTCGTTGGGTGGCGGAGCAGGTCATGAACCTGAACCCCGGCCTGCGGGTGGAATTGAAGGAAATTCGGACATCCGGCGATAAGATCCTCGACGTGCCGCTGGCCAAGATCGGCGGGAAGGGCTTGTTCGTCAAGGAAATCGAGGATGCGCTGCTCGCGAGGGACATCGACTTCGCCGTCCATAGCATGAAGGACGTGCCCACCCAGTTGCCCGACGGACTCGACATCGTCTGTGTGCCGCCGCGTGAAGATCCTCGCGACGCCCTGATCGCCCGCGAGGTCAAGCGCTTCGAAGACCTGCCGTGCGGCGCCACGATCGGCACGAGCAGCCTGAGGCGTCAGGCCCAATTGCTCCATCACCGACCGGACCTTGTGGTTGAGATGTTGCGGGGCAACCTCGACACCCGCCTTCGCAAACTGCGCGAGGGCCTCTATGACGCGATCGTCCTCGCCGCTGCGGGGCTGAAGCGTTTGGGTTGGCAGGAGCAGGTGACTCAGTACCTGCCGGTCGAGATCAGCCTGCCGGCCATCGGCCAGGGGGCCCTGGGGATCGAGGCCAGGCGGGACGATGCCTTTGTCGTCTCTATCCTGGCGAGGCTGGAAGATGCCGCCGCCCGTTCGGCCGTGACGGCCGAACGGGCCCTGCTCCATCGTCTGGAAGGAGGGTGCCAGGTCCCCATCGCCGGCCATGCTTCGCTTCAGGGAGACCGCCTCCGGCTGGCGGCCTTGGTCGGACGGGTCGATGGCTCACGGCTGGTTCACGATCAACTGGAAGGACCGCTGTCGGACGCGTCCCGGATCGGAGCCGAGCTGGCCGAGCGTCTGCTGCGGCAAGGAGCCCGTGAGATCCTGGATCAGATTTACGGAAGGACGTGA
- the cobA gene encoding uroporphyrinogen-III C-methyltransferase has product MGAIAGKIYLVGAGPGDPGLLTLKGKHCLEQADSVFYDYLANPSLLDYARPNAERIYVGRRGRGAYLDQQEINRLIIANAREGKIVVRLKGGDPFVFGRGGEEAEAVAAAGLPFEIVPGVTSATAVPAYAGIPVTHRTLASTVAFVTGHEDPNKETELLEWPKLATAQGTLVFLMGLKNLPLIVDRLIKEGRSAETPVALIHWGSWPKQRTVTGTLRDIVAKGQAAGLEPPTTVVIGEVVRLRDQLNWFERQPLFGKRILVTRAKEQAGEFSRLITAQGGEPVECPTIEIAAPPTWEALDQAIDQLASVDWLVFTSMNGIAPFMNRLYKHGRDVRALASVKICCIGPRTAQELRQYGLQADLVPDEYQAEGLIESFRRIGVKGRRILIPRAEVAREMLPAELTAMGAEVTVVPVYRTVKPEADTARLTKRLADRTIDMLTFTSSSTVRNFASLFESPEEMVRLTQGVPVACIGPITADTARELGLSVTIQAGENTIPALAEAIVEYYGESVPDRSKT; this is encoded by the coding sequence GTGGGAGCCATAGCAGGAAAAATCTACCTTGTCGGCGCAGGCCCCGGAGACCCAGGTTTGCTGACCTTGAAGGGGAAACATTGTCTCGAGCAGGCAGACTCGGTGTTCTACGATTACCTGGCCAATCCCTCCCTGCTCGATTATGCGCGTCCGAATGCGGAACGGATCTATGTCGGCCGGCGGGGGCGAGGGGCCTATCTGGACCAGCAGGAGATCAACCGCTTGATTATCGCGAATGCCCGGGAGGGGAAGATTGTCGTGCGGCTGAAAGGCGGCGATCCCTTCGTCTTTGGACGGGGTGGGGAGGAGGCGGAGGCGGTGGCGGCGGCTGGCTTGCCTTTTGAAATCGTCCCCGGCGTAACCTCCGCCACCGCCGTCCCGGCCTATGCCGGCATTCCCGTCACGCATCGGACCCTGGCCTCTACCGTCGCCTTCGTCACAGGCCACGAGGATCCGAACAAGGAAACGGAACTGTTGGAATGGCCCAAGCTCGCCACGGCGCAGGGAACCCTCGTGTTTCTGATGGGCCTGAAGAATCTCCCCCTGATCGTCGATCGTCTGATCAAAGAAGGCCGCTCCGCTGAGACCCCCGTCGCCTTGATTCACTGGGGTTCCTGGCCCAAGCAACGGACCGTCACCGGGACGCTCCGGGACATCGTCGCCAAGGGCCAGGCCGCCGGGCTCGAACCTCCGACCACGGTCGTCATCGGCGAGGTCGTCCGCCTGCGGGATCAACTGAACTGGTTTGAGCGGCAGCCGCTGTTCGGCAAGCGCATTCTCGTCACCAGGGCCAAGGAGCAGGCGGGAGAATTTTCCCGCTTGATCACCGCCCAGGGAGGGGAGCCGGTGGAATGTCCGACGATCGAGATCGCCGCGCCTCCGACCTGGGAGGCGCTTGACCAGGCGATCGACCAGCTCGCGTCGGTCGATTGGCTGGTCTTTACCAGCATGAATGGGATTGCACCTTTCATGAATCGGTTGTACAAACACGGGCGGGATGTCCGGGCCTTGGCGTCCGTGAAGATCTGTTGCATCGGCCCCCGCACCGCCCAGGAGCTGAGGCAGTACGGCCTGCAAGCGGACCTGGTTCCGGACGAGTACCAGGCCGAAGGCCTGATCGAGTCGTTCCGGCGGATCGGCGTGAAGGGCCGGCGGATTCTGATCCCCCGCGCGGAGGTGGCGCGCGAGATGCTGCCAGCCGAGTTGACGGCAATGGGGGCGGAAGTCACGGTGGTACCGGTGTACCGGACGGTAAAGCCCGAAGCCGACACGGCTCGGTTGACGAAGCGGTTGGCCGACAGGACGATCGACATGCTCACCTTTACCAGCTCGTCCACCGTGCGCAATTTTGCGAGCCTCTTCGAGTCGCCTGAAGAGATGGTTCGGCTCACGCAGGGCGTCCCGGTCGCCTGCATCGGTCCGATCACGGCGGACACGGCCCGCGAGCTGGGGCTGTCGGTGACGATTCAGGCCGGAGAGAACACAATTCCGGCGTTGGCCGAGGCCATTGTGGAATACTATGGGGAATCTGTGCCTGACAGGTCGAAGACCTAA
- a CDS encoding CBS domain-containing protein, with the protein MVPVKSFMIPAEKFVTVGRDTDVKTAAVMMRDRNIGSLMVTRGGDSKDVIGIVTDTDMVRRVLATAADTAKTTVEMIMSAPILTIDENKTLLDANDMMAQSHLRHLGVSRGGKLVGMISVRDLVVFLTNLPRK; encoded by the coding sequence ATGGTTCCAGTGAAGTCGTTTATGATTCCTGCGGAAAAATTCGTGACCGTCGGCCGTGACACGGACGTGAAGACCGCGGCCGTCATGATGCGCGACCGCAACATCGGAAGCCTGATGGTCACCAGAGGGGGCGATTCCAAAGATGTGATCGGCATCGTGACCGATACCGACATGGTCCGCCGCGTCCTGGCCACCGCCGCGGATACCGCCAAGACGACGGTGGAAATGATCATGTCGGCGCCGATCCTGACGATCGATGAGAACAAGACGCTTTTGGACGCCAACGACATGATGGCCCAATCGCACCTGCGACACCTGGGGGTGTCACGGGGCGGCAAACTTGTGGGTATGATCTCGGTCCGTGATCTCGTCGTGTTCCTCACCAACTTGCCCAGGAAGTAA
- the hemB gene encoding porphobilinogen synthase — protein sequence MPFPSERLRRLRTTEPIRRMVRETSLNPADLIYPLFVRSGQGRQDPIASMPGQYRRSIDLLIKEAAEAQQLGIPAVILFGIPDSKDERGTSGLDPNGIVPQAVRALKDQVPGLLVITDVCIDEYTSHGHCGIVREGKILNDETLDCLQTMALAHAQAGADMVAPSDMMDGRVGAIREALDRAGFEDLPIMAYSAKYASCLYAPFREAADSSPSFGDRQSYQMDPANHREAMRELQLDVAEGADILMVKPALPYLDIIAAARATYPHPIAAYQVSGEYSMIKAAAQAGWLDEARAMLESLVSIKRAGADLILTYFAKDAARRLLAG from the coding sequence ATGCCGTTTCCTTCCGAACGTCTTCGCCGCCTCCGGACGACCGAACCGATCCGGCGGATGGTGCGGGAAACCAGCCTGAACCCGGCAGACCTGATCTACCCCCTGTTTGTTCGGAGCGGGCAGGGGAGGCAGGACCCGATCGCCTCGATGCCGGGCCAGTACCGGCGGTCGATTGACTTGCTGATCAAGGAGGCGGCGGAGGCACAGCAACTGGGCATTCCCGCCGTCATTCTTTTCGGGATTCCGGACAGCAAAGACGAGCGGGGCACTTCGGGGCTGGACCCCAACGGGATTGTGCCGCAGGCCGTCCGAGCCCTCAAGGACCAGGTACCGGGCCTGTTGGTGATCACCGATGTCTGCATCGACGAATACACCTCGCACGGACATTGCGGGATCGTTCGAGAGGGAAAAATTCTCAACGACGAAACGCTCGATTGCCTGCAAACCATGGCCCTGGCCCACGCCCAAGCGGGGGCGGATATGGTGGCCCCTTCCGACATGATGGACGGGCGGGTCGGGGCGATCCGTGAGGCATTGGATCGAGCCGGGTTTGAGGATCTTCCGATCATGGCCTATTCGGCCAAGTACGCGTCCTGTCTCTACGCTCCGTTTCGGGAGGCGGCGGACTCCAGCCCTTCGTTCGGCGACCGCCAGTCCTATCAGATGGACCCGGCGAACCACCGGGAGGCGATGAGGGAGCTCCAATTGGACGTAGCCGAAGGAGCCGATATTCTCATGGTTAAGCCGGCCCTTCCGTATCTGGACATCATCGCCGCAGCCCGTGCGACCTATCCCCATCCGATCGCGGCCTATCAAGTCAGCGGCGAGTACAGCATGATCAAGGCCGCCGCCCAGGCGGGCTGGTTAGATGAGGCGCGCGCCATGCTGGAGTCGCTGGTCAGCATCAAACGGGCAGGGGCCGACCTCATCCTGACTTATTTCGCGAAGGATGCTGCACGCCGCTTGCTTGCCGGATGA